A single region of the Roseivivax sp. THAF197b genome encodes:
- a CDS encoding DNA methyltransferase: MSRLTDLIAQAKAKDADLGRELEREFKAYTNRRAFGLNFERHRPESVELPGRPIRKGDKVRILPPRGETKKGDLRLWKVRSLSGKGAERVAQVELIGGVEPETQEVAVADLIVVAEFRDYIYPGLVSTGKVERGSTDWRRETRPNGFYPLHISLTDGKLVSVGEPLPLETERQSYQAPEGTFAVWPLDPSGEDSRWQISPERLRKQLDDGTAALKDADPKTGSASVIYLKSGDIRRVESGELKVVGRSDDGRIITEAGERAARKAKTMWTVGAHDASAHGTALLSRFVPTRKFPFPKSLYAVEDAIRFFVSRKPDATILDFFSGSGTTAHAVMRLNRQDGGNRQCISVTNNEVAAEEQAKLRKDGLRPGDPDWEQWGICDYITKPRIKAAITGKTPDGEFIQGDYKFTDEFPMAEGFEENAEFFTLTYETPVAVSHNRAFARIAPLLWMRAGSEGRRIDKEPTEGWEVADTYGLLTNLDRAASFCTEIAVKGGIRIAYVVTDDERRFQAVTRELPAGVEPVRLYESYLTNFRFAMGR, translated from the coding sequence GTGTCACGACTTACGGACTTGATCGCGCAGGCCAAGGCGAAAGATGCCGATCTAGGGAGAGAGCTGGAGCGGGAGTTCAAGGCCTACACGAACAGGCGGGCCTTTGGCCTCAACTTCGAACGACATCGGCCTGAGAGCGTGGAGCTGCCAGGGCGACCGATCCGTAAGGGCGACAAGGTCCGTATCCTACCGCCGCGTGGCGAGACGAAGAAGGGAGATCTGCGGCTCTGGAAGGTGCGCAGCCTGTCTGGCAAAGGGGCCGAGCGCGTGGCCCAGGTTGAGCTGATCGGCGGAGTGGAGCCGGAGACGCAGGAGGTTGCGGTGGCCGATCTGATCGTGGTCGCGGAGTTTCGCGACTATATCTACCCCGGCCTCGTTAGCACCGGAAAGGTCGAGCGCGGCAGCACCGACTGGCGTAGGGAAACCAGGCCTAACGGATTCTATCCTCTACATATCTCACTCACTGATGGAAAACTTGTGTCGGTAGGAGAACCACTCCCGCTAGAAACCGAAAGGCAATCGTATCAAGCTCCTGAAGGTACATTTGCTGTCTGGCCCCTTGATCCGAGTGGTGAAGACAGCCGATGGCAAATTTCACCGGAAAGACTTCGCAAGCAACTTGATGACGGCACAGCCGCGCTAAAGGATGCTGACCCAAAGACTGGCTCCGCATCTGTTATCTATCTGAAATCTGGCGACATTAGGCGGGTCGAAAGTGGAGAGTTGAAGGTGGTCGGAAGGAGTGATGATGGCCGGATCATCACTGAGGCAGGAGAACGTGCAGCTCGAAAGGCCAAGACCATGTGGACGGTGGGTGCGCATGACGCGAGCGCCCACGGTACGGCGCTTCTCAGCCGTTTCGTGCCAACCCGAAAATTCCCATTTCCGAAATCGCTATATGCGGTGGAAGACGCAATTCGCTTTTTTGTGTCACGCAAACCTGACGCAACTATCCTGGATTTTTTCTCAGGCTCGGGAACAACAGCCCATGCTGTTATGCGCCTCAACCGTCAGGACGGAGGCAACCGGCAGTGCATTTCAGTCACCAACAACGAAGTAGCAGCGGAAGAGCAAGCCAAGCTCCGAAAAGATGGCCTTCGCCCCGGCGATCCTGATTGGGAACAATGGGGAATCTGCGACTACATTACCAAACCCCGGATCAAGGCCGCGATCACTGGCAAGACGCCAGACGGTGAGTTTATCCAAGGGGACTACAAATTCACCGACGAGTTCCCAATGGCCGAAGGCTTTGAGGAAAACGCTGAGTTTTTCACCCTCACCTATGAAACTCCGGTGGCCGTCAGCCACAACCGCGCCTTCGCTCGGATCGCCCCGCTTCTGTGGATGCGGGCGGGTAGCGAAGGGCGGCGGATTGATAAGGAACCAACGGAAGGCTGGGAAGTGGCCGATACCTACGGCCTTCTGACCAATCTCGACCGCGCCGCCTCCTTCTGCACCGAGATCGCCGTCAAAGGCGGCATCCGCATCGCCTATGTCGTTACCGATGACGAGCGGCGATTTCAGGCCGTCACACGGGAATTGCCCGCTGGGGTTGAGCCTGTGCGCCTGTACGAATCCTACCTAACCAATTTCCGCTTCGCGATGGGGCGCTGA
- a CDS encoding DEAD/DEAH box helicase yields MKFTLIDYQAQAVADVLDNMKKARVFWQDHDMKTAFSLAATTGSGKTVMAAAVFEALLFGNDELEFEPDPGAVVIWFSDDPSLNTQSKWRLQEASDKLTISDLVTVENTFNRETLEAGKIYFLNTQKLSKSSLLTRGHDPDDDSLETADGQKIMPDMRAFTIWDTIRNTIENPDLTLYLVLDEAHRGMKADGGVAGASGRQTIVKQLINGSGGTPAIPIVWGISATVDRFNKALKDMQGRTTLPHVQVDAGLVQASGLLKDTITMDVPDEVGDFETVLLRRGADKLREITEAWAGYAYEQGDGSKVQPLLVLQVPDAPNPKDIGKWLDIILERFPDLPEDSIANVFGEHKTETFGRHTVPYIEPQRVQQDAWVRILIAKNAISTGWDCPRAEVMVSLRAASDRTHITQLLGRMVRTPLARRISGNDRLNAVDCLLPHFNKETVTAVVDELMKGGESGEELPGRRVLINPREMKPNPAIPEEVWEKLTSLPSQTLPKKQARPVKRLTALAHELAMDDLLPDAGKKAHEAMHAVLDASVETYATKITEARASVLTVEGKTLSADTKTREMSFDDFVEAADYAVIEDAYKRAGRAISPDLATTYAEHLAGGMEDQEDEEEALIEAHTIIAAIGLVPKIKDDLEAEAEKLAREWLGTHKGAIKGLTDERQEAYRQIREMSTDPLPVEIARPHMWLQPTTAREPNGKEYDLERFEGHLLCDEDGLFPDAFNSSWEPAVLRAELQKEGSIGWYRNPARASQDSLGVVYEEAGENRLVRPDFIFFVQMEDGSIAADLIDPHGDHLADALPKLKGLTKYAARNLETFRRMEAITKLKKTGTYRMLDLTNEEVREAVEAATSAEELYGSPMAEDYVV; encoded by the coding sequence ATGAAGTTTACGCTTATCGACTATCAGGCCCAAGCCGTGGCCGACGTGTTGGACAACATGAAAAAGGCGCGGGTGTTCTGGCAAGATCACGACATGAAAACCGCCTTCTCCCTCGCCGCCACCACCGGCTCCGGTAAGACGGTCATGGCCGCCGCTGTGTTCGAAGCGCTGCTGTTCGGCAATGATGAATTGGAATTCGAGCCAGACCCCGGCGCGGTCGTGATCTGGTTCAGCGATGACCCTTCGCTAAACACGCAATCAAAATGGCGCTTGCAGGAGGCCTCCGACAAGTTGACCATTTCCGATCTTGTGACGGTCGAGAACACCTTCAACCGGGAAACCCTGGAAGCCGGGAAGATCTACTTCCTCAACACGCAAAAGCTATCCAAGAGCAGCCTTCTGACACGCGGACATGACCCGGACGACGACAGCCTGGAGACAGCAGATGGGCAGAAAATCATGCCCGACATGCGCGCGTTCACCATCTGGGATACTATCCGCAACACCATCGAAAACCCCGACTTGACGCTCTACCTCGTGCTGGACGAAGCGCACCGGGGCATGAAGGCTGATGGCGGGGTTGCCGGAGCCTCCGGTAGGCAGACTATAGTCAAGCAGCTCATCAACGGCTCAGGCGGCACGCCCGCCATTCCGATTGTCTGGGGTATCTCCGCCACCGTTGACCGCTTCAACAAGGCGTTGAAGGACATGCAGGGGCGCACCACGTTGCCGCATGTTCAGGTGGACGCCGGGCTGGTTCAGGCATCGGGCCTCTTGAAGGACACGATCACGATGGACGTACCCGACGAGGTCGGGGATTTCGAAACCGTGCTTTTGCGCCGTGGGGCCGACAAGCTTCGCGAGATCACTGAGGCCTGGGCAGGTTATGCGTACGAACAAGGCGACGGGAGTAAGGTTCAGCCGCTCTTGGTGCTGCAAGTGCCTGACGCACCAAACCCCAAAGATATTGGAAAATGGCTGGACATCATCCTTGAGCGGTTTCCCGATCTTCCCGAGGACAGCATCGCCAACGTGTTCGGGGAGCATAAAACCGAGACCTTTGGCCGTCACACCGTTCCCTATATAGAGCCGCAGCGGGTCCAACAGGACGCTTGGGTACGCATCCTGATAGCCAAGAACGCGATCAGCACCGGTTGGGACTGCCCCCGCGCCGAAGTGATGGTTTCGCTTCGCGCCGCGTCTGACAGGACGCACATCACGCAGCTCTTGGGTCGGATGGTACGTACCCCGCTCGCGCGGCGGATTTCGGGCAATGACCGCCTGAACGCTGTCGATTGTCTCCTACCCCATTTCAACAAAGAGACCGTCACAGCGGTTGTCGATGAACTGATGAAGGGCGGCGAGAGTGGCGAAGAACTACCCGGTCGCCGCGTCCTGATCAATCCGCGCGAAATGAAACCGAACCCGGCAATTCCTGAAGAGGTTTGGGAAAAGCTGACTTCGCTACCCTCTCAGACCTTGCCAAAGAAGCAGGCCAGACCGGTGAAACGACTGACCGCTTTGGCGCATGAACTGGCGATGGACGACCTTCTACCTGATGCCGGGAAGAAGGCACACGAAGCGATGCACGCCGTTCTGGACGCCTCGGTGGAAACATATGCAACCAAGATCACCGAAGCCCGCGCATCCGTCTTAACCGTCGAAGGGAAAACCCTTTCAGCGGACACGAAGACGCGGGAAATGTCGTTCGATGACTTTGTTGAAGCTGCCGACTATGCGGTTATCGAAGATGCATACAAGCGAGCCGGACGGGCCATTAGTCCTGACCTGGCCACGACCTACGCAGAGCATTTGGCTGGGGGCATGGAAGACCAAGAGGACGAGGAAGAAGCACTGATCGAAGCACACACGATCATCGCAGCAATCGGATTGGTGCCGAAGATCAAAGACGATTTGGAGGCAGAAGCCGAGAAACTGGCGAGGGAATGGCTGGGAACCCACAAGGGTGCGATCAAGGGCCTCACTGATGAAAGGCAAGAAGCCTATCGCCAGATTCGGGAAATGAGCACGGACCCGCTCCCGGTCGAAATCGCCCGGCCACATATGTGGCTGCAACCGACAACAGCGCGTGAACCGAACGGCAAGGAATATGACCTTGAACGGTTTGAAGGCCACTTGCTTTGCGACGAGGACGGCCTTTTTCCTGATGCTTTCAATTCGTCTTGGGAACCTGCTGTTTTACGGGCTGAGCTTCAGAAGGAAGGGAGCATCGGCTGGTACCGGAACCCAGCGCGCGCAAGCCAGGATTCTTTGGGGGTTGTATATGAGGAGGCAGGGGAAAACCGATTGGTCCGCCCGGACTTCATTTTCTTTGTGCAGATGGAAGATGGCAGCATCGCCGCCGACTTGATCGACCCACATGGGGACCATCTCGCAGATGCCCTGCCGAAACTTAAAGGGCTGACGAAATATGCTGCCAGGAATCTGGAGACCTTCCGACGCATGGAGGCGATCACGAAACTGAAAAAGACCGGAACTTATCGGATGCTCGACCTGACTAACGAGGAAGTGAGAGAGGCTGTCGAGGCCGCAACGAGTGCCGAAGAACTTTACGGTAGCCCGATGGCCGAAGACTACGTTGTATAA